The Blattabacterium cuenoti genomic interval AAAGGTTTATATAAACTAATTAAACTGGATATACAATTTATATGGCAAACAGGAAAAGATGATTATTTAGAAATAAAAAACAATAAAATATATCATCATTCAAATATTATTTTGATGGAGTTTATTGATAAAATACCTATATGTTATTCTGCAGCAGATATTATAGTATCTAGGGCAGGAGCATTAACAATATCTGAAACATGTCTTATAGGAAAACCATGTATATTAATTCCTCTTCCATGGTCTTCAGATGATCATCAAAATAAAAATGCCAAAGTATTGGAAGAAAAACAAGCAGCATTAATTATCAAAAATGAGGAATTAGATAAAAAATTAGTAGATTCTACCATAAAATTAATGATGGATTATAATATGAAAAAAAAAATGATTAAAAATATTATTCAATTAGGAAAACCAAATGCTACAAATGATATTGTTAATGAAATTTTACGAATCATAATATGAAAATATGAATATTAATAAAATTGATTTTTTATATTTTTTAGGAATAGGTGGAATAGGAATGAGTTCTTTAGCAAGGTATTTTCACATTATGGGAAAAACAGTTAGTGGACATGATAAAAATGAGACCTTTTTAACAAAAAAATTAGAATCAGAAGGTATATCAATTAATTATCATGACAATGTAAAAATAATTCCAGAATGGATAAAATCTAATAAATGTTTAATTGTTTATACTCCAGCAATCCCTAAGGATTATAAGCAATGGATTTTTTTAAAAAAGTATGGGAAAAATATAAAAAAAAGATCACAATTATTATCTTTAATAACAGAAAATTCAATTTGTATTGCTATAGGTGGAACTCATGGAAAAACTACAACATGTAGTTTGTTAGGTCATATTTTATATGTATCTGGAAAAAATTTTACTGCTTTTATTGGTGGGATATCTGAAAATTATAAATCTAATTTAATATTGAATGGAAACAAGTTTTTCTTAGTTGAAGCAGATGAATTTGATCGTTCTTTTTTACATTTATCTCCAAATATAGCTTGTATTACTTCTATTGATCAAGATCATGTGGATGTTTATCCTAAAAAAGAATTTTTAGAAAAAGCCTATATAAATTTTTCAAATAGAATAAAGAAACCATATAAAAAGATCTTTATTTGTGAAGAAGAATCTTTTACAGTAAAAAATGCTATTTATTATTCAGTAAAAAAAAAAGTACATTATTATGCAGATAATGTTACTATAAAAAACAATAAATGGTATTTTGATTTTCATACTCCTAAAAAAATATTTAAGTATTTACCATTGCCAATTCCTGGAATTCATAATTTAAAAAATACAACAGCAGCATTAGCTATATCTGATTATTTAAATATTAATGAAAAAAAAATAAGAAAAGCTTTATATTTATTTAAAGGAATTGAAAGAAGATATTCCATTCATTACAAATCAGAAAAAAAAATATATATAGATGATTATGCACATCATCCTACAGAAATAAATGCATTAATTAACACAGTAAGAAAATGTTTTCCAAATAAAACTATATTAGGTATATTTCAACCACATCTATTTAGTCGTACTAAATTTTTTGAGGAATCTTTCGCAAAAAGTTTAGGGAACTTGGATAGTTTAATTTTATTGGATATTTATCAAGCTAGAGAATATAAAAATTTTGATATTAATTCCATAACTTTATTAAAAAAAGTAAAAATTATACAAAAAAACAAAGAAATTTCTTCTATTTCTAAAGTTTTAGAAACACTTGATAAAAAATGTTTTGACATTATTCTTACAATAGGAGCCGGAAATATAGATACTTTAATTATTCCTATAAAAGAATGGTTATGTAAAAAATATGGTAAAACATGAAAAAAAATCAAGTTTTATTTATTTTTATTTTATTATTATATATAATATTTATAACATTTCTCATTTTTTTCTCTATAAAAATGCATAGAAACAGAAAAATTAAAAAATTACATATTATTATTATGAATACAGCATATAATAAACATTTTTTGGATGAAAAAATGATTAAAAATATTCTCTTTAATAAAAATAAATATAAAAATATTGATAATAAAATTGGTGAAATATGTGTATTGGAAATGGAGAATAAATTAAATAATTATCCTTTTATTAAAAAATCAGAGGTATTTATTAGTGTAGATGGAACTATTAATATAAATATTTTACAAAAAGAACCAATTTTAAGAATAAAAAATGGAAAAAAAGAATTTTATCTTACAAAAGATTCTGAAGAATTAGAGATATATCCTTTTTATTCATCAAATGTAATTTTAGCTAAAGGCCCTTTTTCAAAAGAAGAAAAAAAATATTTACTAGAATTAGTGGAATTTATAAATTATGATAATTTACTGAAAAATCAAATTATTAGTATAAAAAAAAAGGAAGATAATTCATTTATTTTGATTCCAAAGATAGGAAATCATTATATTATGTTAGGGAATATGAAAGATTTTAAAGACAAATTGTATAAATTAAAATCATTTTATAAACAATATCTAAATAAAATCAGTCTTGATCAATATAAAATTGTTGATTTACAATATAAAAATCAAATAGTAGCAAAAAAAAGATAAGTCTATGGAATATCAAGATCTAGCTATAGGTTTAGATGTAGGGACTACAAAGATCGTAGCTATGGTAGGAAGGAGAAATGAATATAATAAAATTGAAATATTAGGAATAGGTAGATCTAAAAGTATAGGAGTACATATAGGAGTGGTAAGTAATATAACTCAAACTATTGAATCTATACGGGAAGCAGTATCTGAAGCAGAACATAGTTCTGGATTAAAAATTAAGGAAGTTATTGTTGGAATTGCAGGACAACATATCAGAAGTTTACAACATAACGATTATATTACCAGATTAGATTTTGAAAATGTAATTAATCAAAAAGATATACAAAAACTAATAGATCAAGTGCATAAATTAGTAATGTTACCAGGAGAAGAAATTCTTCATGTTCTTCCACAGGAGTATAAAGTAGATAGTCAATCTGAAATTAGTGAACCTATAGGAATGTACGGAAGTCGTTTAGAAGCTAATTTTCATGTTGTAGTAGGACAAATTTCTTCTATTAGAAATATTGGAAGATGTGTTAAGGCCGCTGGGTTGAGTTTATCTGGAATAACATTAGAACCTTTAGCTTCTGCAGAAGCAGTTTTGAATAAAGAAGAAAGAGAAGCTGGGGTTGCTTTAGTTGATATAGGAGGTGGCACTACAGACATTGCTATCTTCAAAGACAATATTATTCGTCATACAGCTGTAATTCCTTTTGGTGGAAATGTAATAACTGAAAATATTAAGACAGATTGCCTAATTATTGAAAGGCAAGCAGAACTATTAAAGATAAAATTTGGATCTGCATGGCCAGGAGAAAATAAAGATACAGAAATTGTTTGTATTCCAGGGTTAAGAGGGCGTGATCCTAAAGAAATTTCTTTGAAACGTCTTTCTCAAATTATACATACACGTGTATGTGAAATATTAGAACATGTTAATGTAGAAATCAACAACTATGGAAATGAAGAACAAAAAAAAAGACTCATCGCTGGATTGGTAATGACAGGTGGGGGATCACAATTAAAACATATTCGTCCTTTGACAGAATATATAACGGGAATGGATGTACGTATAGGTTATTCTAATGAACATATATCAGGTGGAGAAAATGGATTCATAAGAAACCCTGAGTATGCAACTGCTATAGGATTGGTTATTAAAGGTCTTGATGATAAGAGAAAATATTTTTACGGAAAAGATTCTATAGTACATCAAAATGAAAAAGATCAAAATTATGAACTTTTTACTAAAAAATTTTATAACAGAGAACAATATAAGTTAAA includes:
- the murC gene encoding UDP-N-acetylmuramate--L-alanine ligase encodes the protein MNINKIDFLYFLGIGGIGMSSLARYFHIMGKTVSGHDKNETFLTKKLESEGISINYHDNVKIIPEWIKSNKCLIVYTPAIPKDYKQWIFLKKYGKNIKKRSQLLSLITENSICIAIGGTHGKTTTCSLLGHILYVSGKNFTAFIGGISENYKSNLILNGNKFFLVEADEFDRSFLHLSPNIACITSIDQDHVDVYPKKEFLEKAYINFSNRIKKPYKKIFICEEESFTVKNAIYYSVKKKVHYYADNVTIKNNKWYFDFHTPKKIFKYLPLPIPGIHNLKNTTAALAISDYLNINEKKIRKALYLFKGIERRYSIHYKSEKKIYIDDYAHHPTEINALINTVRKCFPNKTILGIFQPHLFSRTKFFEESFAKSLGNLDSLILLDIYQAREYKNFDINSITLLKKVKIIQKNKEISSISKVLETLDKKCFDIILTIGAGNIDTLIIPIKEWLCKKYGKT
- the ftsA gene encoding cell division protein FtsA; protein product: MEYQDLAIGLDVGTTKIVAMVGRRNEYNKIEILGIGRSKSIGVHIGVVSNITQTIESIREAVSEAEHSSGLKIKEVIVGIAGQHIRSLQHNDYITRLDFENVINQKDIQKLIDQVHKLVMLPGEEILHVLPQEYKVDSQSEISEPIGMYGSRLEANFHVVVGQISSIRNIGRCVKAAGLSLSGITLEPLASAEAVLNKEEREAGVALVDIGGGTTDIAIFKDNIIRHTAVIPFGGNVITENIKTDCLIIERQAELLKIKFGSAWPGENKDTEIVCIPGLRGRDPKEISLKRLSQIIHTRVCEILEHVNVEINNYGNEEQKKRLIAGLVMTGGGSQLKHIRPLTEYITGMDVRIGYSNEHISGGENGFIRNPEYATAIGLVIKGLDDKRKYFYGKDSIVHQNEKDQNYELFTKKFYNREQYKLNYDENSNNSSLKKRKNKTRLKSFIEIWADKFRKILNDTE
- a CDS encoding cell division protein FtsQ/DivIB, coding for MHRNRKIKKLHIIIMNTAYNKHFLDEKMIKNILFNKNKYKNIDNKIGEICVLEMENKLNNYPFIKKSEVFISVDGTININILQKEPILRIKNGKKEFYLTKDSEELEIYPFYSSNVILAKGPFSKEEKKYLLELVEFINYDNLLKNQIISIKKKEDNSFILIPKIGNHYIMLGNMKDFKDKLYKLKSFYKQYLNKISLDQYKIVDLQYKNQIVAKKR